In the genome of Methylosinus sp. C49, the window CAAGTTCAAGGATGACGATTTCAGCGAGCGCTATAAAGCGTTTGCAAAATCATGGAATATTCTGAGCGATCTGGATGACGCCGCATGCGCCGCATTGATCGCCGAGCACCAAGTCGACATTCTGTTTGATCTCTCCGGCCATACAACGGGGCATCGGCTTTCGTTGTTCGCTCGCCGCGCTGCGCCAATTCAATTGAGCTGGGCCGGCTATGTCGGAACCACCGGTTTGGACACGTTCGAAGGAATCATCGCCGACGCTGTAGAGGCGCCCCCCGAACACGACGAGTTTTACGTCGAGCCTATTATCCGACTACCAGACTGCTACGTCTGCTACCATCCGCCAGCGAAGGCTCCAGATGTCGAGCCTCTCCCGTTTCTCAAAACGGGCACATTCACGTTCGGGTGTTTCAATCGACCTGGAAAGCTCAATTCGCAAGTCGGATGGGCATGGTCTCGGATTCTCGATCGCGTTCCGGGCTCTCGCGTGTTGATGGTCTATGGCGGGTTACATGAAGCAAAAACTCGGGAAGCGGTCTATAGGCTTCTCGAGAGTGGCGGACTCTCGCGTGATCGCGTCGACCTCGTCGGCGAACATAATCAAGACAAGCTGCTCGAGGCGTATGCCGAAAAGGTGGACCTGGCGCTTGATCCATTTCCCTATTCGGGTGGAGTCACCACGCTCGAAGCCATGTGGATGGGCGTGCCGACCGTTACGCTCGTCGGCGACACATTCGCGGGGCGGCACGCGGCGTCCCATCTCACGGCTGCTGGTCTCGAGCAATTTTGCACGCACTCGCTCGATGACTATGTAGAAAAGGCCGTCGAATGGGCGCATAACGCTTCGGAGTTGGCGAATTTGAGAAGCACTTTGCGCGAGAAAGTCGGGATCTCCGCACTCAACGATCCAGTCCGTTTCGGTGATAGCCTCGACACAGCACTGATGTCTCTCTGGAGAGATTGGTGCAAAGCACGCAGTAACCGTTCTATACTAGACGACATTGACGCCGCGCGTGACCATGTCTGTGGGTCGGCTCGACGCCTTGACCCCTAATCGGCAAGGGATCACGAAACCAGGCGGTTGATCGCTCCAGTATATTCTTGTGGCCTCCACGCCTATTGGGGGCCGACCGGGCGCGCCGAATAACAAGCCACGATCACGACAGGACGGCTCGACGCCGACCACCCCAATCCGAGACGACTCTCAATCGCCCTCGGAAGCCGAGGCATCGGGTAAAGGAGATGTGATCGCCCGGCGAGCCGGTGATGCGAACAGTGCGACGACATGACGACGCGCGTCCCGTCCGAAAACCACGCGACGGGGCGCAATGTCGACCACACGCCATCCTTCGATCTCGTCGTCTCTCCGCAAGCTGCGCATCCGAATCGGCGGCCCGGTCTTCACCAACGCTCGCGCGCCGCTCCAATCGGTCACGACGCCCATCAGAGTGAGTCGCGGTGGCTCCGGCGGCGGAGGCGGCGCCTCGTCTCGGAGCGCTGCTGTGGGCGGAGGAGGAGGACGCCGACTCGACGAAAACAAAGGCCGTCGCAGCGTCTCCACGAACTGCCCCAACTCGAAACGCGCCAAGGGGTTGAGACGGACGCGTTCTCCTGCCTCTTGGGCGGAGGCGACGCCGCAAGCGGCGACAAGCAGGACGACTAGGAGGTGAAAGCGCCTCATATTTGCGTCCTCCGCCAGAGAGCGCGCAAATCCAAGGTGACGCGCAGCGCCGGCGGCTCGGCGCCTCTCCGGCCGCCGCCTCGTGGCGAAATGGAGAGCGCATCGACGAACACATAGGGCGCGCCAGTCTCGAGCTCATAGAGCAACGTCTGCAACGGGGCGAGACCCAAATCGAAGGTCGCTCGGAGGCGCACGACATCGGACGTGTCCTCGCGCGTCGTCGGTTGCGTGGCCGATGTCGTGACGCTCGCATGTTGCGCGACGACGAGTCTCGTGAGATGGGCCTGCAACAAGGCGCTCGCTTGGCCTTGCGTCGGCGCGGCGAAAAAAGCCGCGTCGGGCGCGATCGCCGCTTTGCCGCCTCGGGCGCCGCTACGGCCCTGCGCCGCCTCCAACTGCGTGAGAATGGCGCGCCGCTGCGCCGCCTCCCCGGCGGCCTCGCTCCGAGAACCGAGGGCGAAGACCGCAGCGGCGCCGCAGAAAGCCAAGAGAAGCGCGAGCGCGCCGAGCGCGAGACTCTGTTCGCGATCGAGCTCGAAATCGCTCCGCATGGATCATTTTCCCTTTTTCGTGGCGGCGGCGAGCTGCGCCTCGATGCCGAAGCGAAACAGCCTCCCGTCGGAAGCGCGCGTTGTCGGAGCAGAAAAATGCGCGTCGAAGAAGCGTCCGGTCTTTTCCAGAGCGTCGATGAGCGGCGAGGCGTCTTCGGCGAGCCCGGATATGCGCAGCTTGCCGCCCTCCAAGCCGAGGCTCTCGAGAAAGGCGCTGTCGGGAATGGTGCGCGTGAGCGCGTCGATGAGAGCGACGGCGGGCGTCGAGGCCTCTTTCCAGACCCAGGCGCGCTCGGGCGGCGGCAGAGCGGCGACGACGGCTGGGTTTTTGGCGGCGTCGGCGCGCTTTTGCAGCGCATGGGCGCGCGCCGCGAGCGTCGACGCCTCTTCCTGGAGCGCGTTGGCGGAAAGCGACGCGCCCAGCACGGTGAGCGCGCAGAGCGCGACATAGGCGGCAATCCCGCCGCCGACGAAAAGCCGCATGCGCCGATGCTGCGCCGCATCGCTCGGCGTCGCCCCCTTCGCCCAGAAAACGATGGGCTCGTGGAACGCGTCCGCGGCGCCGACGACGCGATCGATGGAAAGCCCCATTTCGGCGAGCGCGGCGCGCGTAGCGTCGATATCGGCTTTCCGCGCGATCAGCACCTGCGCCGTCACACGTCCGGCCTCCGCCGGCGTCGCTCTATAGCCGTGCAAAATCTGGCCGACCGGCCAGGGCGAGAGACGATCGAGCTGATTGGCGACGACGCCGGCCAAAAACTCGCGCGCTTGCGCCGGCGCCGCCAGAGTGCGCGTGACGGTCATCTCGCGCGGCCATTCGAGCAGCACGAAGCCGCCGCGCGCATGTTGCAGGATTTCCTCCGGCAAGGTCGCGCCGATCGGGGCGGCGGCGAGTGGCTGCGCATCGGGATCGGCGCCCGAGCGAAGCAGAATTCGATCGCCCGAGCGTGTGACGCGCAACATATTCCGGTTGCGGCGTGCGTCCGCGAGACGCAGGAGGAGGCCCGAGAGAATGTCCAGCCAGCGGAGGAGAAGGTCGAAATTCGCCACTTCAGCGCGCCCCCGAAAAGCCGCCGGCATAGGCCGAAGCCCGGGGCGATTGGCGAAAGGCCAGCACTCGATACGGCTCGCTGTCCTTCGGCAGCGTGACGATGATCGCCTCGGCCTTGGAGGCGAAGCCGTCGGCGAGCGCGGCCGCGATCTCGAGCCGCGCGACGCTGTGATCGGCTGGT includes:
- the gspM gene encoding type II secretion system protein GspM, with protein sequence MRSDFELDREQSLALGALALLLAFCGAAAVFALGSRSEAAGEAAQRRAILTQLEAAQGRSGARGGKAAIAPDAAFFAAPTQGQASALLQAHLTRLVVAQHASVTTSATQPTTREDTSDVVRLRATFDLGLAPLQTLLYELETGAPYVFVDALSISPRGGGRRGAEPPALRVTLDLRALWRRTQI
- a CDS encoding PilN domain-containing protein, which codes for MANFDLLLRWLDILSGLLLRLADARRNRNMLRVTRSGDRILLRSGADPDAQPLAAAPIGATLPEEILQHARGGFVLLEWPREMTVTRTLAAPAQAREFLAGVVANQLDRLSPWPVGQILHGYRATPAEAGRVTAQVLIARKADIDATRAALAEMGLSIDRVVGAADAFHEPIVFWAKGATPSDAAQHRRMRLFVGGGIAAYVALCALTVLGASLSANALQEEASTLAARAHALQKRADAAKNPAVVAALPPPERAWVWKEASTPAVALIDALTRTIPDSAFLESLGLEGGKLRISGLAEDASPLIDALEKTGRFFDAHFSAPTTRASDGRLFRFGIEAQLAAATKKGK